The following proteins are co-located in the Bordetella bronchialis genome:
- a CDS encoding Bug family tripartite tricarboxylate transporter substrate binding protein, whose product MNARHWLAILGVASALATGMAPGVARAEYPDKPLKLIVGFPPGGGTDMLARYLAQQMGKSLGQSVVVENRGGANGVIGTTELARSTPDGYTLMLTISSHITNGLLYKDLPYNVLKDFAPVSVVATSPFVLLANPKLPADNVAQLIALAKAKPGSINFGSPGNGSTQHLSHELMNQMADIKMTHVAYRGGGPAMNDLLAGQVSLMFLTTVQSLPFLKEKRLKALAVSSAQRAAVLPDVPTVAETIPGYDSDVWFGVIAPAGTPKAVVDKLNKDIVAIVRKPETQQWLAQQGAVPVGDTPAEFASLMQAEYSKWTDVFKKTGIKAE is encoded by the coding sequence ATGAATGCACGGCATTGGTTGGCCATCCTGGGCGTCGCATCGGCGCTCGCAACCGGCATGGCACCCGGCGTTGCCCGCGCCGAATACCCGGACAAGCCGCTGAAGCTGATCGTGGGCTTCCCGCCCGGCGGCGGCACCGACATGCTGGCGCGCTATCTCGCCCAGCAGATGGGCAAATCGCTGGGCCAGTCCGTCGTCGTGGAAAATCGCGGCGGCGCCAATGGCGTAATCGGCACGACGGAACTGGCGCGCTCGACCCCCGACGGCTACACCCTGATGCTGACGATCTCGTCGCACATCACCAACGGCCTGCTGTACAAGGACCTGCCGTATAACGTCCTGAAGGACTTCGCCCCCGTTTCGGTGGTGGCGACGTCGCCCTTCGTGCTGCTGGCCAATCCCAAGCTGCCCGCGGACAACGTGGCGCAACTGATCGCCCTGGCCAAGGCGAAGCCGGGCAGCATCAACTTCGGCTCGCCCGGCAATGGCTCGACGCAGCATCTGTCGCACGAGCTGATGAACCAGATGGCCGACATCAAGATGACCCACGTCGCCTATCGCGGCGGCGGTCCGGCCATGAACGACCTGCTGGCCGGCCAGGTCTCGCTGATGTTCCTGACCACGGTGCAGTCCCTGCCCTTCCTGAAGGAAAAGCGGCTCAAGGCGCTGGCCGTGAGTTCGGCGCAGCGGGCGGCGGTACTGCCCGATGTGCCGACCGTCGCGGAGACCATCCCCGGCTATGACTCCGACGTCTGGTTTGGCGTCATCGCGCCGGCCGGCACGCCCAAGGCCGTGGTGGACAAACTCAACAAGGACATCGTCGCCATCGTGCGCAAGCCCGAAACCCAGCAATGGCTGGCCCAGCAAGGCGCCGTCCCCGTCGGCGACACGCCGGCCGAATTCGCGTCGCTGATGCAGGCCGAATACAGCAAGTGGACGGACGTCTTCAAGAAAACCGGCATCAAGGCGGAGTGA
- a CDS encoding FadR/GntR family transcriptional regulator, whose amino-acid sequence MPPTLRNANLTEKLSEILTRQIESGERAPGSRLPTEEQLAAEYGVSRTVVREGIARLKSDGLVTTRQGLGAFVAETLTAAPFRIQAAGAETPQEMVQQVFELRIGVETQAAALAAERATAAQLREIRTALKQLEQVQKHGGDGVEEDMRFHRAIARATNNRIYDDFARFLERHVREQLGISRRNSTVAGWLQAVQQEHQAIYDAIAARDGMAAAQAAGAHVRNGMERLRKFHAH is encoded by the coding sequence ATGCCGCCGACCCTGCGCAACGCCAACCTGACCGAAAAGCTCAGCGAAATCCTGACCCGGCAGATCGAATCCGGCGAGCGTGCCCCCGGCAGCCGGCTGCCCACGGAGGAACAGCTGGCCGCCGAGTACGGCGTCAGCCGCACCGTCGTGCGCGAAGGGATCGCGCGGCTGAAATCCGACGGCCTGGTCACCACCCGGCAAGGCCTGGGCGCCTTCGTCGCCGAAACCCTGACCGCCGCGCCCTTCCGCATCCAGGCGGCCGGCGCCGAGACGCCGCAAGAGATGGTCCAGCAGGTATTCGAGCTGCGGATCGGCGTGGAGACCCAGGCCGCCGCGCTGGCCGCCGAGCGCGCCACCGCCGCGCAGCTGCGCGAAATCCGCACGGCCTTGAAGCAGTTGGAGCAAGTCCAGAAACACGGCGGCGACGGCGTGGAAGAAGACATGCGCTTCCACCGCGCGATCGCCCGCGCCACCAACAACCGGATCTACGACGACTTCGCGCGTTTCCTGGAGCGCCACGTCCGCGAGCAGCTGGGCATCAGCCGCCGCAACAGCACCGTCGCCGGGTGGCTGCAGGCGGTGCAGCAGGAACACCAGGCCATCTACGACGCCATCGCCGCGCGCGACGGCATGGCGGCCGCGCAGGCCGCCGGCGCCCACGTGCGCAACGGGATGGAGCGCCTACGCAAGTTCCACGCTCATTAG
- the hutG gene encoding N-formylglutamate deformylase, which yields MSPAITDRPVYTFRQGTAPLLVSMPHVGTYVPPAIADRLTDEARHVPDTDWHLERLYDFVVGMGASVLVATHSRYVADLNRPPDGSSLYPGQSVTGLCPVDTFDDTPLYRDAGDVPGAEEVAARRAQVWQPYHDKLAQELARLRAQHGVALLWDAHSIRSVLPRFFEGKLTDLNLGTGKGIACAQDIAEAVYAVAREGEPQGYTSVLNGRFTGGYITRHYGQPEQGIHAIQLEMTQCSYMQEALPFDYLPERADRIQPLLQRMVQTAFDGVMRSRKG from the coding sequence ATGTCACCCGCAATCACCGACCGCCCGGTCTACACCTTCCGGCAGGGCACCGCGCCGCTGCTGGTCTCCATGCCGCACGTCGGCACCTACGTGCCGCCGGCCATCGCCGACCGCCTGACCGACGAAGCCCGCCATGTGCCGGATACCGACTGGCACCTGGAACGGCTCTATGATTTCGTGGTCGGCATGGGCGCGTCCGTGCTCGTCGCCACGCATTCGCGCTACGTCGCCGACCTGAACCGTCCGCCCGACGGCAGCAGCCTGTATCCCGGGCAGAGCGTGACGGGCCTCTGTCCCGTGGATACCTTCGACGATACGCCGCTCTATCGCGATGCGGGGGATGTTCCCGGCGCCGAGGAAGTCGCCGCGCGCCGCGCGCAGGTCTGGCAACCCTATCACGACAAACTGGCCCAGGAGCTGGCCCGCCTGCGTGCCCAGCATGGCGTCGCGCTGCTGTGGGACGCGCACTCCATCCGCTCCGTGCTGCCGCGTTTTTTCGAAGGCAAGCTCACCGACCTGAACCTGGGCACGGGCAAGGGCATCGCCTGCGCGCAGGACATCGCCGAAGCGGTGTACGCGGTCGCCCGCGAAGGCGAGCCGCAGGGCTATACCAGCGTATTGAACGGTCGCTTCACCGGCGGGTACATCACCCGTCATTACGGCCAGCCGGAACAAGGCATACACGCCATCCAGCTGGAAATGACGCAATGCAGCTACATGCAGGAAGCCCTGCCTTTCGACTACCTGCCTGAACGGGCGGACCGCATCCAGCCGCTGCTCCAGCGCATGGTGCAGACGGCCTTCGACGGCGTGATGCGGTCGCGCAAGGGCTGA
- a CDS encoding formimidoylglutamate deiminase, with product MNHASSLWAADALLPDGWARDVVLAWDAGGRLTDVRHGVPAQAGQPRATGPLIPGMPNLHSHAFQRGFCGLTEYRAQAADSFWSWRELMYRCAQRITPAQAEAIATWLYVEMLEAGYTSVCEFHYLHHDPQGRPYGQAPEMALAILRAARRAGIGLTLLPVLYQTGGFGGAAPHAGQRRFLHDTDAMLRLLDTLKPLCDAQGARLGLAPHSLRAVPPATLDRALAGLEALDPTAPIHIHVAEQVKEVEDCIAWSGLPPVRWLLEHAPLGPRWCLVHATHMTPDEARDAARTGAVAGLCPTTEANLGDGLFDMAHWREGRGRWGVGSDSHSTVNAGEELQWLEYGLRLTTRQRNVMAEAGQPHVATAMTLAAVAGGAQASGRAVDGLAPGRQADFLELDPHHVALAGLPARDMLSAHVFGSHRTSAIRNVWVGGQPRIQEGRHALRDTAAAAFVEVRRALVAES from the coding sequence ATGAATCACGCAAGCAGTCTATGGGCCGCGGATGCCTTATTGCCGGACGGCTGGGCCCGCGACGTCGTCCTGGCCTGGGACGCCGGCGGCCGCCTGACCGACGTCCGCCACGGCGTGCCGGCGCAGGCGGGACAACCGCGCGCCACCGGCCCCCTGATCCCCGGCATGCCGAACCTGCATTCGCATGCTTTCCAGCGCGGCTTCTGCGGCCTGACGGAATACCGCGCCCAGGCGGCCGACAGCTTCTGGAGCTGGCGCGAACTGATGTACCGCTGCGCCCAACGCATCACCCCCGCCCAGGCGGAAGCCATCGCCACCTGGCTGTACGTGGAGATGCTCGAAGCCGGCTATACCAGCGTCTGCGAATTCCACTACCTGCACCACGATCCGCAGGGCCGCCCCTATGGCCAGGCGCCGGAGATGGCGCTGGCCATCCTGCGCGCCGCCCGGCGGGCCGGCATCGGCCTTACGCTGCTGCCCGTGCTGTACCAGACCGGCGGGTTCGGCGGCGCCGCGCCGCACGCGGGGCAGCGCCGCTTCCTGCACGACACCGACGCCATGCTGCGGCTGCTGGACACGCTGAAGCCGCTTTGCGACGCGCAGGGCGCCCGGCTCGGACTGGCGCCGCATTCCCTGCGCGCCGTGCCGCCGGCCACCCTGGACCGGGCGCTGGCCGGACTGGAAGCGCTGGATCCGACCGCGCCCATCCACATCCACGTCGCCGAACAGGTGAAGGAAGTGGAAGACTGCATCGCCTGGAGCGGCCTGCCGCCCGTGCGCTGGCTGCTGGAGCACGCTCCCCTCGGGCCCCGCTGGTGCCTGGTGCATGCGACGCACATGACGCCCGACGAAGCCCGGGATGCCGCGCGCACCGGCGCGGTGGCCGGCCTGTGCCCGACCACCGAGGCCAACCTGGGCGACGGGCTGTTCGACATGGCGCACTGGCGCGAAGGCCGGGGCCGCTGGGGCGTGGGCTCCGACAGCCATTCCACCGTCAACGCCGGCGAGGAACTGCAATGGCTGGAATACGGCCTGCGCCTGACCACCCGCCAGCGCAACGTCATGGCCGAGGCCGGGCAGCCGCACGTCGCCACGGCGATGACGCTGGCCGCCGTCGCCGGTGGCGCGCAGGCCAGCGGCCGCGCGGTGGATGGACTGGCGCCCGGCCGGCAGGCCGACTTCCTGGAGCTGGACCCGCACCATGTGGCGCTGGCCGGGCTGCCCGCGCGCGACATGCTGTCGGCCCACGTGTTCGGCAGCCACCGTACGTCCGCCATCCGCAACGTGTGGGTGGGCGGGCAGCCGCGGATACAGGAAGGCCGGCACGCGCTGCGCGACACCGCGGCCGCGGCATTCGTGGAGGTCCGCCGCGCGCTCGTGGCGGAAAGCTGA
- a CDS encoding HutD family protein: protein METVPFRLADVAARPWKNGGGTTREIACWPPGAGLDDFLWRISVARIDAGGPFSRFAGVDRVITLLSGDGVLLRGGFPGGEHALTRPLAPFAFPGDVDVDCALQGGPSEDFNVMSRRGRARARVTVLPAAGELPPASCGLLMAVGGTWRVGGDKGHEHILAPDMGLWWAATARGWRIRRDAGQGDGGLIAVTIDTGTYASTGDAQGHEPL, encoded by the coding sequence ATGGAAACCGTCCCCTTCCGCCTGGCCGATGTGGCGGCGCGCCCCTGGAAGAACGGCGGCGGAACGACGCGGGAGATCGCCTGCTGGCCGCCCGGCGCGGGCCTGGACGATTTCCTGTGGCGCATCAGTGTCGCGCGCATCGACGCGGGCGGTCCCTTTTCCCGGTTCGCGGGCGTGGATCGCGTCATCACGCTGCTGAGCGGTGACGGCGTCCTGCTGCGCGGCGGCTTCCCCGGCGGCGAACATGCCTTGACCCGGCCGCTGGCGCCCTTCGCCTTTCCCGGCGACGTGGACGTCGATTGCGCCTTGCAGGGCGGCCCGTCCGAGGACTTCAACGTGATGAGCCGGCGCGGCCGCGCGCGGGCGCGCGTCACGGTGTTGCCGGCGGCGGGCGAGTTGCCGCCGGCGTCCTGCGGATTGCTCATGGCGGTGGGCGGCACGTGGCGGGTGGGGGGCGACAAGGGCCATGAGCACATCCTGGCGCCCGACATGGGATTGTGGTGGGCGGCGACTGCCCGGGGCTGGCGCATCCGGCGCGATGCCGGCCAGGGCGACGGCGGGCTCATCGCCGTGACGATCGATACCGGTACGTATGCGTCCACCGGGGACGCGCAAGGACACGAGCCATTATGA
- a CDS encoding amino acid ABC transporter ATP-binding protein, with translation MNANDRQSMVRIRRLTKAYGDNVVLHGVDLDVLPSQVVVVIGPSGSGKSTLLRCCNGLELAQDGDIEICGQPLLSAGRMLPDGRLNKLREEVGMVFQSFNLFAHLNVLHNITLGPRKLRGTPRRQAEDEARALLEKVGLAHKADAMPASLSGGQKQRVAIARALAMRPRVMLFDEPTSALDPELVGEVLKVMKMLAAEGMTMMVVTHEMGFAQEVADVVVVMDHGGIIEAGPPSQIFTAPTQPRTREFLQAVLKRG, from the coding sequence ATGAACGCGAACGACCGGCAATCCATGGTGCGCATACGGCGGCTGACCAAGGCCTATGGCGACAATGTCGTCCTGCATGGCGTCGACCTGGACGTCCTGCCCTCGCAGGTCGTGGTGGTGATCGGGCCCAGCGGCTCGGGCAAGAGCACCCTGCTGCGCTGCTGCAATGGACTGGAGCTGGCCCAGGACGGCGACATCGAGATCTGCGGCCAGCCGCTGCTGTCCGCGGGGCGCATGCTGCCCGACGGCCGGCTCAACAAGCTGCGCGAAGAAGTGGGCATGGTGTTCCAGTCCTTCAATCTTTTCGCGCACTTGAACGTGCTGCACAACATCACGCTGGGCCCGCGCAAGCTGCGCGGCACGCCCCGGCGGCAGGCCGAGGACGAAGCGCGCGCGCTGCTGGAAAAAGTCGGCCTTGCGCACAAGGCGGACGCCATGCCCGCCAGCCTGTCGGGCGGCCAGAAGCAGCGGGTGGCCATCGCGCGGGCGCTGGCCATGCGGCCGCGCGTGATGCTGTTCGACGAGCCGACCTCCGCGCTGGACCCGGAACTGGTCGGCGAGGTCCTGAAGGTCATGAAGATGCTGGCGGCCGAAGGCATGACCATGATGGTGGTGACGCATGAAATGGGCTTCGCCCAGGAAGTGGCGGACGTGGTGGTGGTGATGGACCACGGCGGCATCATCGAGGCCGGCCCGCCGTCGCAGATCTTCACCGCTCCCACCCAGCCGCGCACGCGGGAGTTCCTGCAGGCGGTACTGAAGCGTGGCTGA
- a CDS encoding amino acid ABC transporter permease, whose product MDLDFSPVWANWPDLLRGAAVTVEIVSVSLLCGCVIGLLVGIGRLDPRRRFIYGACSAYVAAIRGTPLLVQLFILFFGLPQFGIMLPAFVCGTIGLSVYSGAYVSEIVRGAIQSIDRGQVEAARSLGMPARMAMTSVVLPQAFVRMIPPLGNEFIALIKNSALVSLLTIHDVMHEGQKIISVSYRSLEVYLAIAVIYFILTGATTFLLRRIELRLRAGGMVQ is encoded by the coding sequence ATGGATCTGGATTTCTCCCCGGTCTGGGCCAACTGGCCGGACCTGCTACGAGGCGCCGCGGTCACGGTGGAGATCGTGTCCGTGTCGCTGCTGTGCGGCTGCGTGATCGGCCTGCTCGTGGGCATCGGCCGGCTGGATCCGCGCCGGCGCTTCATCTATGGCGCGTGCTCGGCCTACGTGGCCGCCATCCGGGGCACGCCCCTGCTGGTGCAACTGTTCATCCTGTTCTTCGGACTGCCGCAGTTCGGCATCATGCTGCCGGCCTTCGTCTGCGGCACCATCGGGCTGTCGGTGTACAGCGGCGCCTACGTATCCGAGATCGTGCGGGGAGCCATCCAATCCATCGATCGCGGGCAGGTCGAGGCCGCGCGCTCGCTGGGCATGCCGGCCCGCATGGCCATGACCAGCGTGGTGCTGCCGCAGGCCTTCGTGCGCATGATCCCGCCGCTGGGCAACGAGTTCATCGCGCTGATCAAGAATTCGGCGCTGGTGTCGCTGCTGACCATCCACGACGTCATGCACGAAGGCCAGAAGATCATCTCGGTGTCCTACCGGTCGCTGGAAGTCTACCTGGCCATCGCTGTGATCTATTTCATATTGACCGGCGCGACGACGTTCCTGCTGCGGCGTATCGAGCTGCGCCTGCGCGCGGGAGGGATGGTGCAATGA
- a CDS encoding glutamine ABC transporter substrate-binding protein: MKALRRRVLQAAIALCPLLWAAAPAPARADQDVIRVVTDATFPPMEYVENGKLTGFDIELVEALAKAMGKKVEWTQIDFKGLIPGLVAKRYDMAVSAIYITDERRKVVDFGDSYYAGGLVAMVKADNNAIKSPKDLDGKQVTVQVGTKSVGYLKEHYPGVKLVEVEKNDQMFNLVAIGRADAAVTGLPAAYQYVRTRGGLKVLPEQLTTEAYGMAVRKDMPELTASLNKALAQLKADGTYDAIVKKWFSN, encoded by the coding sequence ATGAAAGCACTCCGCCGCCGCGTCCTGCAGGCCGCGATCGCCCTGTGTCCCCTGCTCTGGGCGGCCGCGCCGGCCCCTGCCCGCGCCGACCAGGACGTGATCCGCGTCGTTACCGACGCCACCTTCCCGCCCATGGAGTACGTGGAGAACGGCAAGCTGACCGGCTTCGATATCGAGCTGGTCGAAGCCCTGGCCAAGGCCATGGGCAAAAAGGTGGAATGGACGCAGATCGATTTCAAGGGGCTCATCCCGGGCCTGGTGGCCAAGCGCTACGACATGGCGGTGTCGGCCATCTACATCACCGACGAGCGCCGCAAAGTGGTGGACTTTGGCGACTCCTACTACGCCGGCGGCCTGGTCGCGATGGTCAAGGCCGACAACAACGCCATCAAGTCGCCCAAGGACCTGGACGGCAAGCAGGTCACCGTGCAGGTGGGCACGAAGTCAGTCGGCTACCTGAAGGAACACTACCCGGGCGTGAAGCTGGTCGAAGTCGAAAAGAACGACCAGATGTTCAACCTGGTGGCGATCGGCCGCGCCGATGCGGCGGTCACCGGATTGCCGGCCGCCTACCAGTACGTGCGCACCCGCGGCGGCCTGAAGGTACTGCCCGAGCAGTTGACGACCGAGGCCTATGGCATGGCCGTGCGCAAGGACATGCCCGAACTGACCGCCAGCCTGAACAAGGCCCTGGCCCAGTTGAAGGCCGATGGCACCTACGATGCCATCGTCAAGAAGTGGTTCAGCAACTGA
- a CDS encoding IclR family transcriptional regulator, with protein sequence MSTTAQPAASQDRVLLVLATLAQWNGPVTAQQLAEATGLPRSSLYRQLARLKHWGFVQEEDGSYAPGPMGLQLAQGFDASSSLVHLARMDMQRLVHQSHESVGLIVAVNDRAICLDMLESPQALRCSFEKGRSVPLRKGATAKCLLAHLPAARRDALLDAWQGDPPDPQLPDRASLAAIRKAGYACSQNEVDEGVWGASAPLFGPGQRLAACMTLMAPTSRALPRADELIQMVVVAAARVSRLLSLT encoded by the coding sequence ATGTCGACGACCGCTCAACCCGCCGCTTCCCAGGACCGTGTGCTGCTGGTGCTTGCCACCCTGGCGCAATGGAACGGCCCCGTCACGGCCCAGCAGCTGGCGGAAGCCACCGGCCTGCCGCGCAGTTCGCTGTACCGCCAATTGGCACGGCTGAAGCACTGGGGCTTCGTGCAGGAAGAAGACGGCAGTTACGCGCCCGGTCCCATGGGGCTGCAACTGGCGCAGGGCTTCGATGCCAGTTCCAGCCTGGTCCATCTGGCGCGCATGGATATGCAGCGCCTGGTGCACCAGTCGCACGAAAGCGTCGGCCTGATCGTGGCCGTGAACGACCGCGCCATCTGCCTGGACATGCTGGAAAGCCCGCAGGCATTGCGCTGTTCCTTTGAAAAAGGCCGCAGCGTTCCGCTGCGCAAGGGCGCCACGGCCAAATGCCTGCTCGCCCACCTGCCGGCCGCCCGCCGCGATGCGCTGCTGGATGCCTGGCAAGGCGATCCGCCGGACCCGCAGCTGCCGGACCGCGCGTCGCTGGCGGCGATACGCAAGGCGGGCTATGCGTGCAGCCAGAACGAAGTCGACGAAGGCGTGTGGGGCGCCAGCGCGCCGCTGTTCGGCCCCGGCCAGCGCCTGGCCGCTTGCATGACCCTGATGGCGCCGACGTCCCGGGCCCTGCCCCGCGCCGACGAACTGATCCAGATGGTGGTGGTGGCCGCCGCGCGCGTGTCCCGCCTCTTGAGCCTGACCTGA
- a CDS encoding hydantoinase/oxoprolinase family protein — MADRENDVAGWAIGIDIGGTFTDIVALDYGASALHSLKVLTTHGDPAEGVAEGVRRIVATCGIGPKDVTRIVHATTLFTNALIERRGCRTGLLVTRGFKDVIEIGHERKYDLYDLQIEAAPALVERRLRAEIGARMDARGTEIAPVDPRETIAAVGELVREGIESLAVCLLHAYASDAHERQVAAILREAYPGLAITLSSEVAPVVREFERMSTTSANAYIKPLASRYLDNLQRRLRDLGLRADILMMLSNGGLSHLGEARRVPIELLESGPAAGAISAACYSARDRQPDLLAFDMGGTTAKLCLVENGQPSIAFGFEAARQKRFAEGSGLPIRITTIDLIEIGAGGGSIASQDALGLLKVGPQSAGSEPGPVCYGRGGDRPTVTDANLLLGYLNPDYFAGGTMSIDADLSAAAIGALGDALGHRAMDVAWGIHDIVAENMAGAARVHVAERGRDPRDFVLLCTGGGGPLHSYYVAQKIGVRTIICPPAAGVASAYGLLVAPARADRSRTVNVRPASDSLEDLERAYADLEGQALESLRPLDAAFGPATVRRGADGRYAGQGFSLTVDLPAGPYAGAGADKGDAVRQALLRAFESAYREKFGRTPPDVPIELLNLRVSATAPPRQQLAHADMKTGGDIAPAGRRQVYFRESAGFVDTPVYKRDTLHPGFDRAGPMLIEDEGSTLVVGPRGHVRQLPSGNLIVTIQEQQA; from the coding sequence ATGGCCGACAGGGAGAACGATGTGGCGGGTTGGGCGATCGGGATAGATATCGGCGGGACCTTCACCGATATCGTGGCGCTGGATTACGGGGCCTCGGCCCTGCACAGCCTGAAGGTGCTCACCACGCATGGCGACCCGGCGGAGGGCGTGGCCGAAGGCGTGCGCCGCATCGTCGCCACCTGCGGCATCGGGCCCAAGGACGTGACCCGCATCGTCCATGCCACCACGCTGTTCACCAATGCGCTGATCGAGCGCCGCGGCTGCAGGACGGGCCTGCTGGTGACGCGCGGCTTCAAGGATGTGATCGAGATCGGCCACGAGCGCAAATACGATCTCTACGATCTGCAGATCGAGGCGGCGCCCGCCCTGGTGGAGCGCCGCCTGCGCGCGGAAATCGGCGCCCGCATGGACGCCCGCGGCACGGAGATCGCGCCCGTGGACCCGCGCGAGACCATCGCGGCCGTGGGCGAGCTGGTGCGCGAGGGCATCGAATCCCTGGCGGTGTGCCTGCTGCATGCCTATGCCAGTGACGCGCACGAACGCCAGGTGGCCGCCATCCTGCGCGAAGCCTATCCCGGCCTGGCGATCACCCTGTCCAGCGAAGTGGCGCCCGTCGTGCGCGAGTTCGAGCGCATGTCGACGACATCGGCCAACGCCTATATCAAGCCGCTGGCCAGCCGCTACCTGGACAATCTGCAGCGCCGCCTGCGCGACCTCGGCCTGCGCGCGGACATCCTGATGATGCTTTCCAATGGCGGCCTGTCGCACTTGGGCGAAGCGCGGCGCGTCCCCATCGAGCTGCTGGAGTCGGGCCCCGCGGCCGGCGCGATATCGGCCGCCTGCTACAGCGCGCGCGATCGCCAGCCGGATCTGCTGGCCTTCGATATGGGCGGGACGACGGCCAAGCTTTGCCTGGTGGAGAACGGCCAGCCTTCGATCGCCTTCGGCTTCGAGGCCGCGCGGCAGAAGCGCTTCGCCGAGGGCAGCGGCCTGCCGATACGCATCACCACCATAGACCTGATCGAGATCGGCGCGGGCGGCGGCAGCATCGCCAGCCAGGATGCATTGGGACTGCTGAAGGTGGGCCCGCAGAGCGCCGGTTCCGAGCCGGGACCCGTCTGCTACGGGCGTGGCGGCGATCGCCCGACCGTGACCGACGCCAACCTCCTGCTGGGCTACCTGAACCCCGACTACTTCGCCGGCGGCACGATGTCCATCGATGCCGATCTGTCGGCGGCCGCCATTGGCGCGCTGGGCGATGCGCTGGGCCACCGGGCGATGGACGTCGCCTGGGGCATCCACGACATCGTCGCCGAGAACATGGCCGGCGCCGCGCGCGTGCACGTCGCCGAACGTGGCCGCGACCCGCGCGACTTCGTGCTGTTGTGCACGGGCGGCGGCGGCCCCCTGCATTCCTATTACGTCGCGCAAAAGATAGGCGTGCGCACCATCATCTGCCCGCCGGCCGCCGGCGTCGCTTCCGCCTACGGCCTGCTGGTGGCGCCCGCGCGCGCCGACCGCTCGCGCACGGTCAATGTGCGGCCCGCTTCCGACAGCCTGGAAGACCTGGAGCGCGCCTACGCGGACCTGGAAGGCCAGGCGCTGGAATCCCTGCGTCCGCTGGATGCGGCATTCGGTCCGGCCACGGTGCGCCGCGGCGCCGATGGCCGCTACGCCGGGCAAGGCTTCAGCCTGACGGTGGACCTGCCGGCCGGCCCTTATGCCGGTGCCGGCGCGGACAAGGGCGATGCCGTGCGGCAGGCTTTGCTGCGGGCCTTCGAGTCCGCCTATCGGGAGAAGTTCGGCCGTACGCCGCCCGACGTGCCCATCGAGCTGTTGAACCTGCGTGTCAGCGCCACCGCGCCGCCGCGCCAGCAACTGGCCCATGCCGACATGAAGACGGGTGGCGATATCGCGCCCGCCGGCCGGCGCCAGGTGTATTTCCGCGAGTCGGCGGGCTTCGTCGATACCCCGGTCTACAAGCGCGACACGCTGCATCCGGGTTTCGACCGTGCCGGGCCGATGCTGATCGAGGATGAAGGATCCACCCTGGTGGTGGGGCCGCGCGGCCATGTGCGCCAGCTACCCAGCGGCAATTTGATCGTCACGATTCAGGAGCAGCAGGCATGA